The Sulfolobales archaeon genome contains the following window.
GGTTAGCTTTATGATAGTAGCAGCGATGGCAATGGGCTTTACCGAGGAGTGGGTTGGAAGGATTATCAAAGACGAGGGGGATGTGGAATCCCTACTTAGACTTTCAAGGAAGTATAGTTTTTCACCAGTAGGTGAGGGAGGCGAATATGAAAGCTATGTCGTCTCATCACCTCTCTTTAAGTGTAAGGTTTTAGATCCGATAGGGGAGAAAATATGGTTTCCAAGCGGCTGGGGATATTATGCAATAAAAGAAGTTAAAATACTAGATATAGGATCTACGGGCTTATGCCATATTAGAGATGCGTGATAGGCTGTTTAAATCAGATCTTTAATTCAAAGTAGTGATGAAGGTTTCTAACCTCCTCACTATGAGTATTGTAGATTCTTGCATTAACTGTATTATTATAATTTTCTCATCTATTGCTCGCTGATGAAGATCTCTTGATTTTACTAGGTTCAAGAGCTGCATATTAGATCTTCGTTCTTTAACTCCTTTCTATAGGAAAAGAGCAGGGCTCTGGGAACTAATCTCCTCTTTGCCTTAAAGGATAGGGGTCTTCAGTTATTTCAGCTATAAGGCTACTTATAGTATTTAGTGGTGCTTAATAATTCTACTGCGGATTCTTAGATTAGCTGAGATACATGTGTCTGGTGCCGAGGGAGGATTTTCCAGAGATAATTAATAGAGGTGTTATATATCTCGACAACGCTGCCTCAACCTTAAAGCCTAGACAAGTTATAGAGGCCATGACCAGTTTTATGGTAAATAGCTATGCTAATATTCATAGAGGTGTATATGCTCTTAGTATAGAGGCTTCTAGGGCATACGAGGATGCCCATGAGGAGGTTGCGAAGCTCATAGGAGGCTCATGGGATGAGGTTGTATTTGTAAAGAATGCTACAGAGGCTATACAGTTAGCTATTCTAGCCTTAGCCTATAATGGCTTTCTAAGAGAAGGCGATGAGGTTATAGCTACAGAGGCTGATCATCATAGCCTATTACTTCCATTGGCAAGGGTTTCTAAAGCTTTTAAGGCTAGGTTAAAGCTTATACCAATAGATAGTGAGGGGAGGCCTAGATGGGATCTACTCCCTAGAATTATTAGTAACAGAACCAAAGTCATCGGCTTTTCCCATAAATCAAATGTAACAGGTTTTACAAGCAATGCAAAGGAAATAGCTAAGATAGCGCATGAATATGGAGCACTGGTGATCGTGGATGGAGCTCAATCCGTACCCCATATGCCGGTAAATGTTAGAGATTCAGAGATCGATTTTCTAGCCTTTAGCGGGCATAAAATGTTAGGGCCAAGCGGTATAGGTGTGCTATGGGGTAAGAGAGAGCTTTTAGAAGAGTTAGAGCCTCCTCTAGGAGGGGGTGGAACTGTTAAGAGTGTTTGGCTAGAGGATAACGAGGTCAGGATTGAGTGGGAAGAGATCCCGTGGAGATTCGAGGCTGGGACACCTCCCATAATAGAGGCTATCGGGCTTCTAGAGGCAGCTAGATATCTGAGAAGAATAGGGATGGAGAAGATCTACAGCTATGAGGAGAGGCTGACTAGATATGCAATGAAGATGTTGGAGGAGTTAGGTGAATATATAAGAGTGCTGGGACCAAGAGATCCTAGTGAGAGAAGCGGTATTATATCCTTTGTGGTTAAAGGGGCTAATCCAAATACTATTGGAATGTGGTTAGATAGGTATAACATAGCTGTTAGAACAGGTCTCCACTGCGCCCATATACTTCATAGACACATGGGCTACCCAGAGGGTAGTGTTAGGGCTAGCTTTTATGTCTATAACTGTGAAAATGATATCATAGCCTTAGTAAACGCTCTAAAGGAGTATATAGCTAGAAATAAGAGTTATCAAAGCTAGCTAATCTTATCAGCTATAACTAATCGCTATAGATTTTTCCATCTATAGATCGAGGATCTATAAGGAAGGTGGTGGGTAGGATCACTCTGAATAGACAGGGTAGTGGGATTAAGAATAGCATCTAGCTTTTCTTAATCCTAAGAACTGGAACTCCCAACCACATCATAATATCAATATAAATTAATCATATTTCATTGATTACTAAATAAATATTTGATCCTCATATGAAGCTCTATTTTCTTTAAAATCGTAATATGTCTGGTGGACTTTGGTGGAAAAGGTCTGCCAGCAAGTCCTGCCTCTATAACGTCTTCTTTACTTAAATACGGAGGTATGATCACAAGACATCTTTTTTCTAGTGATCTGGGGTCTATATTTGTTCTAAATAGTATAGCCTTCAGACTTGATAAGATATTTTTATCCTTCTCTATTTGAGAGATAGCCCTATATGCATTAGCTGGTTGTTTTCCAACAAGTTCTATGATATATGAATCCTTTATGATCTTTGTTAGTGGCTCGTATGAGAAGCTATAGAAATGCTCAGATATTCTTTCTATTATTGTTTTCTCTATATTTTTGAATATATACATTCTGATCCATCTAGAAACTTTTATCTCATCTTCCGATAAATAATCTACATATATTACAGGTGCTATTGAGACGCCCATGCGCTTAAGAGCGTTGTACCTGTGGGTTCCATCTATTAATACACCTGTTTTTTCGTCAGCTATAAGGGGTCTTCTAAGGATCCCTGTATTAGATATTGAGGTTTCAACATAGCGAATCCTTTCCTCTATGCTCTCTTCATGGGGTCTGAGCGAATCTAGATCCGAGTATGCGATCTTGATGATTATACCCTTCATAACTCTTCGCCTATCTTTGGTAGATATGAGAGATCTATTGTTTCTGGTTCATAATCTATAAGTTTACCTTCTAGGTATTCTTTATAACCCTGGAGATCTAGGAGCCCATGTCCACTCAGATTGAATAGGATAACCCTTTCTTCATTCTTTTTTCTTGCCTCTAGCGCTAGATCTATTACAGCTTTGATAGCATGGGCACTTTCAGGCGCTGGCACTATCCCCTCGGTTCTAGCAAAGATCTTACCTGCTTCGAAGATCTCTGTCTGGTGATATGCTACAGCCTCAATAATCTTCTCTGCTACTAGTAGACATAGGGTTGGAGCATCACCATGGTATCTAAGGCCTCCAGCATGGATTGGTGGAACCCTATATCTATGGCCAACTGTATACATCTTCAGCAGTGGTGTGAGACCAGCTGTATCTCCATAGTCATAAGTGTATATGCCTCTTGTTAGTGAGGGGCACGCCTTTGGCTCTACTGCTAGGAACCTTGTATTCGATTTGCCCCTAAGCCTATCATATATAAAGGGATAGGATAGCCCTGCGAAATTAGATCCGCCTCCAACACATCCAACCACATAATCGGGTTCTCTCTCACCGATCTCCTCAAGCTGTTTCTTAGCCTCAAGCCCTATGACTGTTTGGTGAAGAAGCACGTGATTGAGAACACTTCCAAGACTGTATCTAGCTTTCTCATCTGACAGGACATCCTCTATAGCCTCTGAAATAGCTATGCCAAGGCTTCCCGGGTTATTTGGGTCTTTCTCGAGCACAGATCTTCCGAATTTAGTTATATTAGAAGGGCTTGGTATCACCTCAGCCCCGTAGAGCTCCATCAGAACTCTTCTATATGGTTTCTGCTCATAACTAGATCTAACCATAAAGACTCTAACCTTGAGTCCGAAGAGCGCCCCTGCAAGTGATAAGGCAGATCCCCACTGCCCAGCTCCTGTTTCTGTTGATACTCTCTCGATACCCTCTATCTTATTATAATAAGCTTGGGCTACAGCTGTATTTACCTTATGGCTTCCTGTTGGTAGTACGCCTTCGAATTTATAGTAGATCCTTGCAGGTGTTTTTAGATACTGTTCGAGTCTTCTAGCCCTTATAAGTGGGGTAGGCCTTCCAAGGCTGATTAGGGTTTCCCTAACCTCCTCTGGGATCTTTATAAACCTCTCCTGACTCATCTCCTGATCCACAAGGGATCTCGGGAATAACCTCTCAAACATAGATCTAGGAGGTATTGATCCGTCAGGAAGACGTGGCGGAGGCAGAGGTTTCGGAAGATCAGGTAATATATTGTACCAATATTCAGGTACGAACTCCTCTCTCTGTGAGGCCCTTATAATTGATCTCCTACCAACATCCATTGGCGCATCAAAAGCACCTCGAACATCTAATATATTTCATCACTTATAAGTCTTACCAGCTGGCTAGATATGTGTGTAGGAGATTAGCATTAAAATCTATACATAGTCAATTATAGCTGGAAGCCCCATGCTCAAGAGCGGAAGATCAGTTAAGCTGCCTTAATCGGTGAACCACATATTGGGCATCTATCGATCTTCTTTATTGTTGAGTACCCACATACCTCACATATATAGATCTTTGGCTTGAATCTCTTAGGAACCTCTCTCCTCACACCTCTACTTACAATCCCCAGCTTTCTAGCTAGAGCATGTAAATAGCTATCATCCGTTATCAATGTAACCCTCCAACCCTTCTCCTTCAGCTCGATTGCAAGTGCTAGGAGCTTCTGATCTGTTTCTGAAAGTGCGTCTAAAAGATTTTCTCTACTAGCTATAGCTCTGGCCTTCTCAATACTTTCCTTGCTTGGTTCAAGCACATCTATCTTACCAGAGTTTAAGAGTAGCTCTAACCTCTCCCTACTCCATGCATCTTTAACCTCTTCTAATACCTCCTTAACGGTAAATATCTTGGCTCCATATATAGTGGTTATATAGCCAGCTAGAAAGCATGCTGTATCAACTATAAGGGCTATATCCCTAAGATCCCGATCTCCTTTACTCCTCGGCATCATATATTAGATCCTCAGCCCCCACGAAATTAGATCTGTTTTAGCAGTCTCGGTTTCAAGATAACTCAATCTGGTTCCAAGAGGGCTACTAAGGATTTTTATATACATCTCTACTCTATCCATAAATTCTGGATATATCATTATTGAAATACAATAATCCTTTTTATACTCTATAATCAATATATCTCAACACCTTACCTCTCATCTAGAAATATCCAACCAATATTTATAAATATGATTATGATGGAGATAAAAAGGTTTACAGAAGCCCAGGATCTTAGTATTATTTAACTCTAAACCTATTCTATATGTGTAGGCCTCTCTATTTATTACTAACAGTTATTACAGAGAGGCGCGCCTTCGAGTAATGTATATGGTATATCCCAGTACTACTGTTAAAATTAAAGCAATTACTACTGTTATATAGAACATATTTCGAATCCTAACGGCTTCATCTACTATAGATCTTGAAATTTCCTGTAGAGAGGCTATGTTTTTCTTGCTCTCGTTAAGCTCTCTTGCAAGAGACTCTAAATTTCTATAAAGATTGGAGTATTTAGCAACAAGTTCTACATACATATCCCTTAAACTTGTAACACTAGATATGAGGGAAGATATCGAATAATTAATGTTAGCAACTTCAATCGAGAGCATAGATATATTTTTATATATATTTTCTATTGTGAGTAGCTCCTCCCTTGGGATCGCTCTTATGCTGTATAGCGCAGATCCCTCAATTCTTATAACGGTGCTTCCCAGTTGTTGAGATGAGGATGCATTGATCCATAATAGATAGAGTCCAGAGTTGCTGATATTTATCCTTATATTTAAATTACCTACGGAAGTTTTATCGATCCTTTCTAGAAGCTGCGGTAGATCACCTAGAGGTGAGATGTAATATATATACACAGTTATATTGCTCACCAAAACCCTGCCTCCGAGATAGGGGTATATAGTTATAACAGCTGTATCACCTACTGCTGCTGACTGAGGCCCGCTAACCAATAATTGGATCCTATCATAAGGTGTTATTAGAGCTGTTCTACCACTCTCGGGTGGGGGATATATTGTTATGCTAATTGAAGCCCCTATTAACCCTATTAGATCTGATGCTATAATCGATATTGTTTGGGATGTACCAATGTATGGAAGCCTTACATATAGATCGATCCTCCCCCTTAGATTTGGGAAGCCAATAGCTATTATATTACTCTCTATAGAAGGATTTGTAGTGCTCATAAATCTAATCACAATAGTTTCTACAGCTGGAAAACCATCTAGTCTTAAAAACAGCTCGCTGCCTGATACATATGGACCTGAAGACCTTATGGTAGGAATTACTTTGAATTTACTATAGCTATATATTCTATCTTCTAGTGAAAAGGCATGGATATAATGGTTTCCATAATCAGATGGTGGAACGATGAAGGAGGCTGAGCCCCCTATGCCACTATATCTCTGATCATCGACATAGATGGTAAACCTCCCTTGGAAACCCTTTATAGAGTAAGAGCCTTGCGAGCCAACGCTATACTGGGCCTGGGAGGGGAATCCTTCAATATTTCTGAGCCTATATCCTAATATATAAGCAGTAAATGTTAGAGCATTAACTACCCCATTTCCATATCTTATCTTTGAAGTGGCATTTTCGCCGTATTTCTGGGCTGTCTCCACCAGCAGATCATATAGCGATGAAGGTGTAATATTTAGCTTCTTAATCCTTGCTGCCTGAAGCCCAAGCGCTATAATTCCGGCTAGGGCTGGTGCTGCAGCACTTGTCCCGCTTCCTATAGCTAGTAAATCCTCTGAAATATATGCCCCTGGGATCATAACTCCGGGGGCAACGAAATCGGGTTTATAATACTCCCTGG
Protein-coding sequences here:
- a CDS encoding S8 family serine peptidase, whose product is IAVWREFNITGDGVVIAILDTGVNVNHPLIGRKMFTVNASDPSYPGGWIEFDSKGRPVCSAPHDTDGHGSWVTSIAVGGDTQNILIGYAPGAVYIHALVLPTGSGTFAQVLAGLEWAADPYLCNGTKVSQILGRVFRPNIVSMSFGSEGNYSNYLLPAIKTLLDLGIIPIAAIGNGGIYTSSNPGNIWGVFGVGSIERDDSVSLFSSGEYVEWPDPPSTWPFKGVYPREYYKPDFVAPGVMIPGAYISEDLLAIGSGTSAAAPALAGIIALGLQAARIKKLNITPSSLYDLLVETAQKYGENATSKIRYGNGVVNALTFTAYILGYRLRNIEGFPSQAQYSVGSQGSYSIKGFQGRFTIYVDDQRYSGIGGSASFIVPPSDYGNHYIHAFSLEDRIYSYSKFKVIPTIRSSGPYVSGSELFLRLDGFPAVETIVIRFMSTTNPSIESNIIAIGFPNLRGRIDLYVRLPYIGTSQTISIIASDLIGLIGASISITIYPPPESGRTALITPYDRIQLLVSGPQSAAVGDTAVITIYPYLGGRVLVSNITVYIYYISPLGDLPQLLERIDKTSVGNLNIRINISNSGLYLLWINASSSQQLGSTVIRIEGSALYSIRAIPREELLTIENIYKNISMLSIEVANINYSISSLISSVTSLRDMYVELVAKYSNLYRNLESLARELNESKKNIASLQEISRSIVDEAVRIRNMFYITVVIALILTVVLGYTIYITRRRASL
- a CDS encoding ParB N-terminal domain-containing protein; the protein is MKGIIIKIAYSDLDSLRPHEESIEERIRYVETSISNTGILRRPLIADEKTGVLIDGTHRYNALKRMGVSIAPVIYVDYLSEDEIKVSRWIRMYIFKNIEKTIIERISEHFYSFSYEPLTKIIKDSYIIELVGKQPANAYRAISQIEKDKNILSSLKAILFRTNIDPRSLEKRCLVIIPPYLSKEDVIEAGLAGRPFPPKSTRHITILKKIELHMRIKYLFSNQ
- a CDS encoding NOB1 family endonuclease, with protein sequence MMPRSKGDRDLRDIALIVDTACFLAGYITTIYGAKIFTVKEVLEEVKDAWSRERLELLLNSGKIDVLEPSKESIEKARAIASRENLLDALSETDQKLLALAIELKEKGWRVTLITDDSYLHALARKLGIVSRGVRREVPKRFKPKIYICEVCGYSTIKKIDRCPICGSPIKAA
- a CDS encoding cysteine desulfurase, which gives rise to MPREDFPEIINRGVIYLDNAASTLKPRQVIEAMTSFMVNSYANIHRGVYALSIEASRAYEDAHEEVAKLIGGSWDEVVFVKNATEAIQLAILALAYNGFLREGDEVIATEADHHSLLLPLARVSKAFKARLKLIPIDSEGRPRWDLLPRIISNRTKVIGFSHKSNVTGFTSNAKEIAKIAHEYGALVIVDGAQSVPHMPVNVRDSEIDFLAFSGHKMLGPSGIGVLWGKRELLEELEPPLGGGGTVKSVWLEDNEVRIEWEEIPWRFEAGTPPIIEAIGLLEAARYLRRIGMEKIYSYEERLTRYAMKMLEELGEYIRVLGPRDPSERSGIISFVVKGANPNTIGMWLDRYNIAVRTGLHCAHILHRHMGYPEGSVRASFYVYNCENDIIALVNALKEYIARNKSYQS
- a CDS encoding TrpB-like pyridoxal phosphate-dependent enzyme — protein: MDVGRRSIIRASQREEFVPEYWYNILPDLPKPLPPPRLPDGSIPPRSMFERLFPRSLVDQEMSQERFIKIPEEVRETLISLGRPTPLIRARRLEQYLKTPARIYYKFEGVLPTGSHKVNTAVAQAYYNKIEGIERVSTETGAGQWGSALSLAGALFGLKVRVFMVRSSYEQKPYRRVLMELYGAEVIPSPSNITKFGRSVLEKDPNNPGSLGIAISEAIEDVLSDEKARYSLGSVLNHVLLHQTVIGLEAKKQLEEIGEREPDYVVGCVGGGSNFAGLSYPFIYDRLRGKSNTRFLAVEPKACPSLTRGIYTYDYGDTAGLTPLLKMYTVGHRYRVPPIHAGGLRYHGDAPTLCLLVAEKIIEAVAYHQTEIFEAGKIFARTEGIVPAPESAHAIKAVIDLALEARKKNEERVILFNLSGHGLLDLQGYKEYLEGKLIDYEPETIDLSYLPKIGEEL